In Gemmatimonadota bacterium, one DNA window encodes the following:
- a CDS encoding efflux RND transporter permease subunit, translating into MIRLSIRRPVAVTMAYAAVALLGVAAWRNLPLELLPDTRLPQLTITASWWGASPETTEAFLTSPLEAAAQQVRGVEKVTSESSEQDGAGFARITVEFARDTDMDFARLELSERLAALEQELPAGASRPQIQHYVPREFQEQTRPFLGYTVTGPYTVEALRRHVDDVIAPALRQVDGVAEVVAQGGRDRVLELELDEEKAQALGLDLELVGSRVQELEFVREAGAVAAGGVLRTLAIRQRPESAGDVRRLPLLTDRGRTVRVGDVARVHDTYEDPTSYYRIDGQPAVSFFILREIGTSAVAVADRAKATVAALEPTQPPGLRLLLDNDESKAIRQQLTDLRFRALVAAGVIFLVLLLFLGSFRSAGIVFATIAFSILITLNLVYFGGFTLNVLTLMGLAMGFGLVVDNAIVVLENIYRRRRLGEAAPLAAEHGAREVVLAVLAATLTTVIVLIPFVYLQGELRVYYVPLAMVVGFSLLASLFVAFTFIPALASRILGKGEGARSRAAPHTPFYVRFYAGLV; encoded by the coding sequence ATGATCCGGCTCTCGATCCGCCGCCCCGTCGCCGTGACCATGGCGTACGCGGCCGTCGCCTTGCTGGGCGTCGCCGCCTGGCGCAACCTGCCCCTCGAGCTCTTGCCCGACACCCGGCTGCCGCAGCTCACTATCACCGCCTCCTGGTGGGGCGCCTCGCCCGAGACCACCGAGGCCTTCCTCACCTCGCCCCTCGAGGCTGCGGCGCAGCAGGTGCGCGGCGTCGAGAAGGTTACGTCCGAGTCCTCGGAGCAGGACGGGGCGGGGTTCGCCAGGATCACGGTCGAGTTCGCGCGCGACACGGACATGGACTTCGCGCGGCTCGAGCTGTCCGAGCGCTTGGCCGCGCTCGAGCAGGAGCTGCCGGCCGGCGCCTCCCGCCCGCAGATCCAGCACTACGTGCCGCGCGAGTTTCAGGAGCAGACACGCCCCTTCCTCGGCTACACGGTCACCGGGCCCTATACCGTGGAAGCGCTGCGACGCCACGTCGACGACGTGATCGCGCCCGCGTTGCGCCAGGTGGATGGCGTGGCCGAGGTGGTAGCCCAGGGTGGGCGCGACCGCGTGCTCGAGCTGGAGCTGGACGAGGAGAAGGCACAGGCGCTGGGCCTCGACCTCGAGCTGGTGGGCAGCCGCGTGCAGGAGCTGGAGTTCGTGCGCGAGGCCGGCGCCGTCGCGGCCGGCGGAGTGCTGCGCACCCTGGCCATCCGCCAGCGCCCGGAGTCGGCCGGGGACGTGCGGCGCCTGCCGCTGCTCACGGACCGCGGCCGCACAGTTCGGGTGGGCGACGTCGCCCGCGTCCACGACACCTACGAGGACCCGACCTCCTACTACCGCATTGACGGCCAGCCCGCCGTCTCCTTCTTCATCCTGCGCGAGATCGGCACCAGCGCCGTGGCCGTGGCCGACCGGGCGAAGGCGACGGTGGCCGCGCTCGAGCCCACGCAGCCGCCGGGGCTCCGGCTGCTGCTGGACAATGACGAGAGCAAGGCGATCCGGCAGCAGCTCACCGACCTGCGCTTCCGCGCCCTGGTCGCCGCCGGCGTCATCTTCCTGGTGCTGCTCCTCTTTCTGGGCTCGTTCCGCTCCGCCGGCATTGTCTTCGCCACCATCGCCTTCTCCATCCTGATCACGCTGAACCTGGTCTACTTCGGCGGCTTCACGCTCAACGTGCTCACGCTCATGGGGCTGGCCATGGGCTTCGGCCTGGTGGTCGACAACGCCATCGTGGTCCTCGAGAACATCTACCGCCGGCGCCGGCTGGGCGAGGCCGCGCCGCTCGCCGCCGAGCACGGCGCGCGCGAGGTCGTGCTCGCCGTGCTCGCCGCTACGCTTACCACCGTCATCGTCCTCATCCCCTTCGTCTACCTGCAGGGCGAACTGCGCGTCTACTACGTCCCGCTCGCGATGGTCGTCGGGTTTAGCCTGCTGGCCAGCCTCTTCGTCGCGTTCACGTTCATTCCCGCTCTCGCGTCCCGGATCCTGGGAAAGGGGGAAGGCGCGCGCTCGCGCGCGGCGCCTCACACGCCCTTCTACGTCCGCTTCTATGCCGGACTGGTCG